Proteins encoded by one window of Lactobacillus paragasseri:
- the gndA gene encoding NADP-dependent phosphogluconate dehydrogenase, with translation MQQFGVIGLSVMGKNLALNVKNHGYSVSGFSIDKPEVDALAKYEDKDLKPTYTWEEFVNSLEKPRKILIQIMAGKPVDETLQKLLPLLDKGDILIDGGNSNFHDTNRRYEEMEKHGIHFIGMGVSGGEEGALNGPALMPGGDEKAYEEVSPILEAMAAKTPTGQPCVGYIGPAGSGHYVKMVHNGIEYGIMQIISEVYDVLRTVGHYSNDEMSEIFKNWDKGALQAYLIEITAKVLKQKDNLTDDHIIDHILNEASYKGTGNWMLEDAIRLGAPITVIAEAVLARFMSKATLRDDPEPKIDPEKAPKDLVDQLAKALYLAMAVSYGQGFEQLTMAAKAYNWRLHYSTIAQNWEAGCIIRSQMLHDIKFAYNADKDLPNLFKAPFFDKVKKENISALREVVKIAADAGVPTPTLSAALNYLESIFNPRLPQNMIQGQRDYFGAHTYQRNDRPGTFHTEWYEEK, from the coding sequence ATGCAACAATTTGGGGTTATTGGCTTGTCCGTTATGGGTAAAAACCTTGCCTTAAACGTTAAGAATCATGGCTACTCTGTCTCTGGATTTTCAATTGATAAACCAGAGGTTGATGCTTTAGCAAAATATGAAGATAAAGATTTAAAGCCTACTTATACTTGGGAAGAGTTTGTAAATTCATTAGAAAAGCCACGTAAGATCTTAATTCAAATCATGGCTGGTAAACCAGTTGATGAGACTTTACAAAAATTATTGCCTCTTTTAGATAAGGGCGATATTTTAATTGATGGTGGTAACTCTAATTTCCATGATACTAATCGTCGTTATGAAGAAATGGAAAAACATGGCATTCACTTTATCGGAATGGGTGTATCTGGTGGTGAAGAAGGTGCCTTAAATGGCCCAGCTTTAATGCCAGGTGGCGATGAAAAGGCTTATGAAGAAGTATCACCAATTCTTGAAGCAATGGCTGCTAAGACTCCAACTGGTCAACCATGTGTTGGCTACATTGGGCCAGCAGGAAGTGGACACTATGTAAAGATGGTTCACAACGGTATTGAATATGGTATTATGCAAATTATTTCTGAAGTATACGATGTTTTACGTACTGTTGGTCATTACTCAAATGATGAAATGAGTGAAATTTTCAAGAATTGGGATAAGGGAGCTCTACAAGCTTACTTAATTGAAATTACTGCGAAAGTATTAAAGCAAAAAGATAATTTAACTGATGACCACATTATTGATCATATTTTAAATGAAGCCTCTTACAAGGGAACTGGTAACTGGATGCTTGAAGATGCAATTCGTCTTGGCGCTCCAATTACTGTAATTGCGGAAGCTGTTCTTGCACGCTTTATGTCGAAAGCAACTTTGAGAGATGATCCTGAACCAAAGATTGATCCAGAAAAGGCTCCAAAAGATTTAGTTGATCAACTTGCGAAAGCTTTATATTTAGCAATGGCTGTTTCATATGGACAAGGATTTGAGCAACTAACAATGGCTGCAAAGGCTTATAATTGGCGCTTGCACTACTCAACTATCGCTCAAAATTGGGAAGCTGGATGCATTATTCGTTCACAAATGCTTCATGATATTAAGTTTGCCTATAATGCTGATAAAGACTTACCAAACTTATTCAAGGCTCCATTTTTCGATAAGGTAAAGAAAGAAAATATTAGTGCTTTAAGAGAAGTTGTTAAAATTGCTGCTGATGCAGGTGTACCAACTCCAACTCTTAGCGCAGCTTTGAACTACTTAGAATCTATCTTTAACCCACGTTTGCCTCAAAATATGATTCAAGGTCAACGTGATTACTTTGGTGCTCACACTTACCAAAGAAATGATCGTCCAGGTACTTTCCATACTGAATGGTACGAAGAAAAATAA
- a CDS encoding MFS transporter, with translation MNIFLTNKNYRRFSIASFLSSAGDILFYLAFMTYASKLKNYSLALSLIAISESSPKLFTIFGGYFADKTRHKFKNIFLSAIIRCVLYGIVGLLFISNVNQWSLVIIVVIINLISDTFGAYSSGLVSPLVVDLVGKDHFGEAEGFTNGVNEVINIAAQFIGSALLLIMSYSSLAFLNAISFLLAGILFASVGLRQKSIESLKSHEINTQSFLVTMKTSFKQVKKQAGLLEVVLIVAVLNGLLSSMGSLIPIMIAAHKTAMVISRYSFTIALMGVVVACGAALGSMFGTQLFKKFTIFSMTILATLIALMTTFAIFATSIYLVLGLYFLLALTASATSIKLTQWLVTSVEHKILASTVGLLNTILIASAPLMTTILTTVSGATNIRYALILLVVLEVITFLIELKVSHKVKAASIISSIKE, from the coding sequence ATGAATATATTTTTAACTAATAAAAATTATCGTAGATTTTCAATTGCTAGTTTTCTTTCTAGCGCAGGTGATATTCTTTTCTACTTGGCATTTATGACTTATGCAAGTAAATTAAAAAACTATTCTTTAGCACTTTCATTAATTGCCATTTCAGAGTCTTCACCTAAATTATTTACAATTTTTGGCGGCTACTTTGCAGACAAAACGCGACATAAATTTAAAAATATATTTTTAAGCGCCATTATTCGTTGTGTTTTATATGGCATCGTTGGACTGCTATTTATCAGTAATGTCAATCAATGGAGTTTAGTAATTATTGTTGTAATAATTAATTTGATTTCAGATACATTTGGAGCTTATTCCAGCGGATTAGTTTCACCATTAGTCGTTGATCTAGTAGGAAAAGATCATTTCGGAGAAGCAGAGGGTTTTACTAATGGGGTTAATGAAGTTATTAATATAGCAGCACAGTTTATAGGCTCAGCATTGCTGCTAATTATGTCATACTCATCCCTTGCGTTTTTGAATGCTATTTCATTTTTACTTGCTGGAATTTTGTTTGCGAGTGTGGGACTGAGGCAAAAATCTATTGAGTCGCTTAAAAGCCATGAAATTAATACTCAATCGTTTTTGGTAACAATGAAGACGTCTTTCAAGCAAGTTAAAAAGCAGGCTGGTCTTTTAGAGGTTGTCTTGATTGTTGCAGTTTTGAATGGATTGCTAAGTTCAATGGGATCATTAATTCCAATTATGATAGCAGCTCATAAAACAGCAATGGTAATTTCAAGATATAGTTTTACGATTGCTTTGATGGGTGTGGTTGTAGCTTGCGGAGCTGCTTTGGGAAGTATGTTTGGTACGCAATTGTTTAAAAAATTCACAATTTTTTCTATGACAATTCTAGCCACTTTAATCGCTTTAATGACCACTTTTGCGATTTTTGCAACTAGTATCTATCTTGTTTTAGGATTGTATTTTTTATTAGCATTAACAGCCAGCGCAACTTCAATCAAATTGACACAATGGCTAGTAACGTCTGTCGAGCATAAGATTTTAGCTTCTACTGTCGGTCTATTAAACACTATTTTGATTGCGTCTGCTCCTTTGATGACTACTATTTTAACAACTGTTTCAGGTGCAACCAATATAAGATATGCCCTTATTTTGCTTGTAGTTTTAGAAGTAATTACTTTTTTGATAGAACTTAAAGTAAGTCATAAGGTAAAAGCAGCCTCAATCATATCTTCTATAAAGGAGTGA
- a CDS encoding helix-turn-helix domain-containing protein, producing MMIGSLLKEYRLKQNKSQRKFIGSIVTQSYYSKVEKNISQITADNLIGLLQYNNISVQEFFNNFSQKSDDSYRQTKELENMMIEAYYTNNIEQMHNIKKIIHESTLSEYDKNYQTLMTNGFLALMNPKLNSEKLTSTIKNKIFDIPSYT from the coding sequence ATGATGATTGGCAGTCTTTTGAAAGAATATCGTTTAAAACAAAACAAGAGCCAAAGAAAATTTATTGGTTCAATTGTTACGCAGTCTTATTATTCAAAAGTAGAAAAGAATATAAGTCAAATTACAGCGGACAATTTAATAGGCTTGCTTCAATATAACAATATTTCTGTACAGGAATTTTTTAATAACTTTAGTCAAAAAAGCGATGATTCATACCGCCAAACAAAAGAATTGGAAAATATGATGATTGAAGCTTATTACACTAATAATATAGAGCAGATGCATAATATTAAGAAAATTATTCACGAAAGTACTTTAAGCGAATATGATAAAAACTATCAAACATTAATGACTAATGGATTTTTAGCATTAATGAATCCAAAACTAAATAGTGAAAAGCTCACATCGACTATTAAAAATAAAATTTTTGACATTCCATCTTATACTTAA
- the mnmE gene encoding tRNA uridine-5-carboxymethylaminomethyl(34) synthesis GTPase MnmE gives MAQVLTQFDTIAAISTPIGEGGISIVRLSGEDAVAIANKLFKGADLTKVPTHTIHYGHIVDPKTQEVVDETMVSVLRAPKTFTREDMVEINCHGGMIVTNDILQLLLANGARMADPGEFTKRAFMNGRIDLTQAESVMDIVRAKTDKSRQVAMTQLAGGLLEKIKTMRQELLDTMAHEEVNIDYPEYDMDDLTSQEMKKKAQEVSKQIEQLLQTAQEGKIIRNGLATAIVGRPNVGKSSLLNYLTQDDKAIVTDIAGTTRDTLEEYVSVKGVPLKLIDTAGIHHTEDKVEKIGVERSKKAIKEADLVLLLLDASQDLTAEDKRLLDLTANKKRIIILNKQDLGTKISQEMIKNLTDNPIIVTSILKQKNMDALENAIEKLFFSGIENSQNQILVTNQRQAGLLAKAKQSLEDVISGINDAMPLDLVQIDLKNAWDTLGEITGESAPDELITQLFSQFCLGK, from the coding sequence AGGAGGAATTTCAATTGTTCGTCTATCTGGTGAAGATGCAGTAGCGATTGCGAATAAGCTTTTTAAGGGAGCAGATTTAACTAAAGTTCCTACGCATACAATTCACTATGGACATATTGTTGATCCAAAAACGCAGGAAGTTGTCGATGAGACGATGGTCAGTGTGTTGCGTGCGCCGAAAACTTTTACTAGAGAAGACATGGTAGAAATAAATTGTCATGGGGGAATGATTGTTACCAACGATATTTTGCAATTGCTTTTGGCCAATGGAGCCAGGATGGCAGACCCAGGTGAATTCACTAAACGTGCGTTTATGAATGGCCGAATTGATTTAACTCAAGCTGAATCAGTAATGGACATTGTTAGAGCTAAAACTGATAAATCTCGCCAAGTTGCGATGACTCAACTAGCTGGTGGCTTGCTAGAAAAAATCAAGACGATGCGCCAAGAGCTGCTCGATACAATGGCTCATGAAGAAGTTAATATTGATTACCCAGAATATGATATGGACGATTTAACTTCTCAGGAAATGAAAAAGAAAGCACAAGAAGTTTCAAAACAAATTGAGCAGTTACTTCAAACAGCTCAAGAAGGCAAAATTATCCGTAATGGCTTAGCAACTGCAATTGTCGGTAGACCAAACGTTGGAAAATCATCGCTCTTGAACTATTTAACTCAAGATGATAAAGCGATTGTAACCGATATTGCTGGAACTACTAGAGATACGCTTGAAGAGTATGTTTCTGTTAAGGGTGTTCCACTTAAGCTGATTGATACCGCTGGAATTCACCACACAGAAGATAAAGTTGAGAAAATTGGCGTTGAACGTTCTAAGAAGGCTATTAAGGAAGCTGACCTAGTTCTTTTGCTCCTTGACGCAAGTCAAGATTTAACAGCTGAAGATAAGAGATTATTAGATTTGACTGCAAATAAAAAGCGGATCATTATTTTGAATAAACAGGACTTAGGTACGAAAATTTCCCAGGAAATGATCAAAAACCTTACCGATAATCCTATTATTGTAACGTCGATCTTAAAACAAAAGAATATGGATGCACTTGAGAATGCTATTGAGAAATTATTCTTTAGCGGAATAGAAAATTCTCAAAATCAAATTTTGGTAACGAATCAACGACAAGCTGGATTATTAGCTAAGGCAAAACAGTCTTTAGAGGATGTAATTAGCGGAATTAATGATGCTATGCCTTTAGATTTGGTTCAAATTGATCTAAAAAATGCTTGGGATACTTTAGGTGAAATTACTGGTGAAAGTGCACCTGACGAATTAATTACACAGTTATTTAGTCAATTCTGTCTTGGAAAGTAG
- a CDS encoding ClC family H(+)/Cl(-) exchange transporter — translation MRYGEKSNLKLMLQALCVGLIAGVVVGFFRYGIGKTEAFWLDLFKKSHQNPLWFIVIVAGLALTGIIAGYFVKQYPHVGGSGIPEVKLQMQGKLTLQWWPILWRKLIGGIMVIGTGLFLGPEGPSLQLGSTIGQGVGQGFKQTKTNSRVLLATGAASGLSAAFGAPLSGALFVLEEIFHNFSPRVWMNALVGAIASNFVVSNLFGQKPALALAYNHSFPMPLYWHLVLLGLILGLLGHLYKLGLFNFKKLYAKITFIPRWLHGLIPLVILMPIMYYLPLITGPGNHLILSLPKSIAYSSWNLVGMLAIFYVIRIAFSIVSYDSGLPSGIFLPILTMGALIGATYGLFMVQLGLLPQKLVINLIIFAMAGYFAAIIRAPFTAIILITEMVGSLLHLMPLAVVAFIALLVDQLLGGRPIYDSLAAAMEPKSSEKGLCGEEDQISIPVYESSKLVDEKIEDVKWPDDTLIKVIHRGSQDIIPHGDTVIAAGDLLVLAVDQNRRGQVYDAIKKLQGVELDG, via the coding sequence ATGAGATACGGGGAAAAAAGCAATCTCAAATTAATGCTGCAAGCATTATGCGTGGGATTAATTGCTGGAGTTGTAGTGGGATTTTTTAGATATGGAATTGGTAAAACCGAAGCTTTTTGGCTCGATTTATTTAAAAAGTCGCACCAAAATCCATTATGGTTTATTGTAATCGTAGCAGGACTGGCATTAACTGGCATAATTGCAGGATATTTTGTTAAACAATATCCGCACGTTGGTGGGTCTGGTATTCCGGAAGTTAAATTACAAATGCAAGGAAAATTAACTTTGCAATGGTGGCCGATTTTGTGGCGAAAGTTAATCGGCGGCATTATGGTTATTGGAACAGGCTTGTTTTTAGGACCAGAAGGACCATCGCTTCAATTAGGTTCCACAATTGGTCAAGGAGTCGGCCAAGGCTTTAAGCAAACTAAAACAAATTCACGAGTTTTGCTAGCAACAGGTGCTGCCAGTGGTTTATCAGCTGCTTTTGGTGCCCCTTTAAGTGGTGCGTTGTTTGTTTTAGAGGAAATTTTTCATAATTTTTCGCCACGTGTGTGGATGAATGCCTTGGTGGGTGCGATTGCCTCGAACTTTGTTGTATCTAACTTATTTGGTCAAAAACCAGCTTTAGCTTTAGCTTACAATCATTCCTTCCCAATGCCACTTTATTGGCATTTAGTGTTATTAGGACTTATTTTAGGACTTTTAGGACACTTATATAAATTGGGCTTGTTTAATTTTAAAAAGCTTTATGCAAAAATCACTTTTATTCCGCGCTGGCTACACGGATTGATTCCACTAGTGATCTTAATGCCGATTATGTATTATTTGCCGCTAATTACTGGACCAGGTAATCATTTGATTTTGTCTTTGCCTAAGTCAATTGCTTATAGCAGTTGGAATTTAGTAGGGATGCTGGCGATTTTTTATGTAATTAGAATTGCATTTTCAATTGTTTCTTATGATTCGGGTCTGCCGAGCGGCATCTTTTTACCAATTTTAACAATGGGTGCTTTAATTGGCGCAACTTACGGTCTATTTATGGTGCAGCTGGGATTATTGCCACAAAAATTAGTTATTAATTTAATTATTTTTGCCATGGCTGGTTATTTTGCAGCAATTATTCGAGCACCATTTACAGCGATTATTTTAATTACTGAAATGGTCGGATCGCTGTTACATTTAATGCCGTTAGCTGTTGTAGCATTTATTGCTTTGTTAGTTGACCAATTACTTGGCGGCCGTCCAATTTATGATAGCTTAGCGGCTGCTATGGAGCCAAAATCTAGTGAAAAGGGATTGTGCGGCGAAGAAGATCAAATTTCAATCCCAGTCTATGAAAGCAGTAAATTAGTCGATGAAAAGATAGAAGATGTTAAATGGCCGGATGATACCTTAATTAAAGTTATTCATCGCGGCAGTCAAGATATTATTCCTCACGGAGACACTGTGATTGCAGCTGGCGATTTATTAGTGCTAGCTGTTGATCAAAATCGACGGGGACAAGTCTATGATGCAATTAAAAAATTGCAAGGTGTCGAATTAGATGGATAG
- the spxB gene encoding pyruvate oxidase — translation MTKISGSDAMFQVLYDWGIDHIYGFPGGSFDSTMNAIHNWRDKIKFIEVRHEEAGALAASAEYKISGKVGVCFGSAGPGAVHLMNGLYDAKYDKTPMVAIVANVPTSRQDIDFFQAFDEKPWFDPVAVWNHQAKTAESIPVLMDEAIRQAYQRKGPAVLILPKDFGWDKIEDNFRNNAAAHKVVPNFPAPRKEQVDKALELIKNAENPIVYFGHGAEDASAELKEFSDKFKMPLVSSVLGKGIVEDEFPAYMGSIGRVGAKPSNDIQTHADLVVWVGNNSPFSVFFFNPNAKVIQIDINSERLGKRHAVTVPMLADAKKTLRALIEAGESRPESPLYKAALADRENWEAWLESFNDSDEIPMRVEPIFDVINKKAADDAVFAVDVGNVNINFDRLMHLHGDQKWTTSGLYATMGYGAPASLAASTIYPNREVWNLAGDGGFAMMNQELLTQARYNMHVINVVFTNETLGYIEAEQVDESHQPLSGVKLPDNDWAMSAEGMNVKGFTVRNKREFEDAVTAAQQMEGPVLIDCKITHDMPYSTELNTLDDPAFVAKYDAQALKPFSYFAGKYGVEADAASGASEHTEAEPVEAEEDASSGASRH, via the coding sequence ATGACGAAAATTAGTGGTTCAGATGCAATGTTCCAAGTTTTGTATGACTGGGGAATTGACCATATATACGGTTTCCCAGGTGGTTCATTTGACTCAACAATGAACGCAATTCATAACTGGAGAGATAAGATAAAATTTATTGAAGTAAGACATGAAGAAGCTGGTGCTTTAGCAGCTTCTGCTGAATATAAGATTAGTGGCAAAGTTGGAGTTTGCTTTGGTTCTGCTGGTCCTGGTGCAGTTCACCTAATGAATGGACTTTATGATGCAAAATATGATAAGACTCCAATGGTTGCTATTGTTGCTAACGTTCCAACAAGCCGTCAAGATATTGACTTCTTCCAAGCTTTTGATGAAAAGCCATGGTTTGATCCTGTTGCTGTTTGGAATCACCAAGCAAAAACAGCTGAATCAATTCCAGTTTTGATGGATGAAGCAATTCGTCAAGCTTATCAAAGAAAAGGTCCAGCAGTTTTAATCTTACCTAAGGACTTTGGTTGGGATAAAATCGAGGATAATTTCCGCAACAATGCTGCAGCGCATAAAGTTGTACCTAACTTCCCAGCACCTCGTAAGGAACAGGTTGATAAGGCGCTTGAATTAATTAAAAATGCTGAAAATCCAATTGTTTACTTTGGTCATGGTGCTGAAGATGCTAGTGCGGAACTGAAAGAATTTTCTGATAAATTCAAGATGCCACTAGTTTCATCAGTTCTAGGAAAAGGAATTGTTGAAGATGAATTTCCAGCATATATGGGTTCAATTGGTCGTGTTGGTGCTAAGCCAAGTAACGATATTCAAACTCATGCTGATTTAGTTGTTTGGGTTGGTAATAATTCACCATTCTCAGTCTTCTTCTTTAACCCTAATGCAAAAGTAATTCAAATTGATATTAATTCTGAGAGATTAGGTAAACGCCATGCAGTAACTGTTCCAATGTTAGCTGATGCTAAGAAGACTTTACGTGCTTTAATTGAAGCAGGTGAAAGTCGTCCAGAATCTCCATTGTATAAGGCAGCTCTTGCTGACCGTGAAAACTGGGAAGCTTGGCTTGAAAGCTTTAATGATTCAGATGAAATTCCAATGCGAGTTGAACCAATTTTTGATGTCATCAACAAAAAAGCAGCTGACGATGCAGTATTTGCAGTAGATGTTGGTAACGTAAACATTAACTTTGATCGTCTAATGCACTTGCACGGTGATCAAAAATGGACTACTTCAGGACTCTATGCAACTATGGGTTATGGTGCTCCAGCTTCTCTTGCTGCATCAACTATTTATCCAAACCGTGAAGTTTGGAACCTAGCTGGTGATGGTGGCTTTGCTATGATGAACCAAGAGCTTTTGACCCAAGCACGTTACAACATGCATGTAATTAACGTAGTCTTCACTAATGAAACTTTAGGCTACATTGAAGCTGAACAAGTTGATGAATCACATCAACCATTATCAGGTGTAAAGCTTCCTGATAACGATTGGGCAATGAGTGCTGAAGGTATGAATGTAAAGGGCTTTACTGTTCGCAATAAGAGAGAATTTGAAGATGCAGTAACAGCTGCTCAACAAATGGAAGGCCCAGTTCTAATTGACTGTAAGATTACTCATGATATGCCATATTCAACTGAGTTGAATACTTTGGATGATCCAGCATTCGTTGCTAAGTATGATGCCCAAGCTTTGAAACCATTTAGTTACTTTGCTGGCAAGTATGGTGTTGAAGCAGATGCCGCATCAGGTGCTTCTGAACACACTGAGGCAGAACCAGTCGAAGCAGAGGAAGATGCTTCATCAGGCGCATCACGTCATTAA
- the mnmG gene encoding tRNA uridine-5-carboxymethylaminomethyl(34) synthesis enzyme MnmG, whose protein sequence is MKTYESNEYDVIVVGAGHAGVEAALAAARMGEKTLLLTINLDMVAFMPCNPSVGGPAKGTVVREIDALGGEMGKNIDATYIQMRMLNTGKGPAVRALRAQADKWQYHEHMKDTIENEPNLTLRQAVADELIVEDGVCKGLITNTGAKYHAKSVVLTTGTAARGKIIIGELTYSSGPNNSLPSIKLPENLEKLGFKLRRFKTGTPPRVDGNTVDYSKTQEEPGDKEPRHFSYTSKDSDYLKGQMSCYMTYTNTVTHDIIRANLDRAPMFSGVIKGVGPRYCPSIEDKVVRFADKDRHQIFLEPEGRNTKEIYVGDFSTSMPEEVQLQMLHSVAGLEKAELMRPGYAIEYDVIEPWQLKHTLETKNIEHLFTAGQMNGTSGYEEAAGQGLIAGINAALSAQNKPGFTLQRDEAYIGVLIDDLVTKGTNEPYRLLTSRAEYRLLLRHDNADLRLTEKGHKLGLISEERYAKFEAKKQAISRAMAAIKKVTIHPTDEVQEYLASVKQDRLNAGVSGADFLKRPRVTFDAVEKLSGQTLATDRYVKEQVEIALKYEGYIKKEKTLVDRLHRLESKKIPVDIDYNAIPSLATEARQKFEKIRPESIAQAERISGVNPADLAILTAYIQQGRIAKIKK, encoded by the coding sequence ATGAAAACGTACGAATCAAACGAGTATGACGTTATTGTTGTGGGAGCTGGACATGCTGGGGTTGAAGCGGCTTTAGCGGCAGCTCGTATGGGAGAAAAAACCCTTCTTTTAACTATTAATTTAGATATGGTGGCATTTATGCCATGTAATCCATCAGTTGGTGGCCCAGCAAAGGGAACCGTTGTGCGTGAAATTGATGCACTTGGCGGAGAAATGGGTAAGAATATTGATGCGACTTACATTCAGATGAGAATGCTTAATACGGGAAAAGGGCCTGCAGTTAGAGCTTTGCGTGCACAGGCAGATAAGTGGCAATATCATGAACATATGAAAGATACCATTGAAAATGAACCTAATTTAACTTTGCGGCAAGCTGTTGCAGATGAATTAATCGTTGAGGACGGAGTATGCAAAGGGTTAATAACTAATACTGGTGCAAAATATCATGCTAAAAGCGTAGTTTTAACCACTGGAACAGCTGCAAGAGGGAAAATTATTATTGGAGAATTAACTTATTCTTCAGGACCTAACAACTCTTTGCCATCAATTAAATTGCCTGAAAATCTTGAAAAATTAGGCTTTAAATTACGTCGTTTTAAGACTGGTACTCCTCCACGTGTTGATGGTAATACAGTTGATTATTCAAAGACTCAGGAAGAGCCTGGCGATAAGGAACCGAGACATTTTTCTTACACAAGTAAAGATAGTGACTACTTAAAAGGTCAAATGTCTTGCTATATGACATATACCAATACTGTCACTCACGATATTATTAGAGCTAACCTTGACCGAGCACCAATGTTTTCTGGAGTTATTAAAGGCGTAGGCCCACGTTACTGTCCTTCAATTGAAGACAAAGTAGTCCGCTTTGCAGATAAAGATCGTCACCAAATTTTCTTAGAACCAGAGGGACGCAATACTAAAGAAATCTACGTAGGAGACTTTTCTACATCAATGCCTGAAGAAGTACAATTACAGATGCTTCATAGTGTTGCTGGGTTAGAAAAAGCAGAATTAATGCGTCCAGGATATGCTATTGAATATGATGTCATTGAGCCTTGGCAATTAAAGCACACGTTAGAAACTAAGAATATTGAGCATCTCTTTACTGCTGGCCAAATGAATGGAACTTCAGGCTATGAAGAAGCTGCTGGACAAGGTTTAATTGCTGGAATCAATGCTGCTTTGAGTGCTCAAAATAAGCCTGGCTTTACTTTACAAAGAGACGAAGCTTATATTGGTGTCTTGATCGATGATTTAGTAACTAAGGGAACTAATGAGCCATATCGTCTACTTACAAGTAGGGCAGAGTATCGTCTTCTTCTTCGTCATGATAATGCCGACTTACGTTTGACTGAAAAGGGGCATAAGTTAGGCTTGATTTCAGAAGAGCGCTATGCAAAATTTGAAGCAAAAAAGCAGGCTATTTCCCGGGCAATGGCAGCTATTAAAAAAGTTACAATTCATCCAACTGATGAAGTACAAGAATATTTGGCTAGCGTCAAGCAGGACCGTTTGAATGCAGGAGTTAGCGGAGCAGACTTTTTGAAGCGTCCCCGCGTCACTTTTGATGCCGTTGAAAAATTAAGTGGTCAAACTTTAGCTACTGATCGTTATGTCAAAGAACAAGTGGAAATAGCATTGAAATATGAAGGCTATATTAAAAAAGAAAAGACTTTGGTTGATCGGTTACATCGATTAGAGTCAAAGAAAATACCAGTAGATATTGACTATAATGCAATTCCAAGCTTGGCTACTGAAGCACGTCAGAAATTCGAAAAAATTCGTCCTGAATCTATTGCTCAAGCTGAAAGAATTTCTGGGGTTAATCCAGCTGATTTAGCAATTTTAACTGCTTATATTCAACAAGGAAGAATTGCTAAAATAAAGAAATAA
- a CDS encoding cysteine hydrolase family protein: MTQEALLIIDYTNDFVSDKGSLTCGKPAQELENEIVNLADSFLKQNKWVIIPTDLHFPGNKYHPETKLFPPHNLPNTWGRQLYGKLQTWYDANKTNDHVIFMDKTRYSAFAGTNLDLILRERKIDTLHLTGVCTDICVLHTAMDAYNRCYNLVIHQDGVASFDENGHKWALNHFKTCLGATIL; encoded by the coding sequence ATGACTCAAGAAGCACTCTTAATCATCGATTACACTAATGATTTTGTTTCAGACAAAGGCAGCTTAACTTGTGGCAAACCTGCTCAAGAACTTGAAAATGAAATTGTCAATTTAGCAGATTCATTTTTAAAGCAAAATAAATGGGTAATTATTCCCACTGACCTACATTTCCCAGGAAATAAATATCATCCCGAAACTAAGTTGTTTCCACCGCATAATTTACCCAACACTTGGGGTCGGCAATTATATGGCAAGCTGCAAACTTGGTATGATGCCAACAAAACAAATGATCATGTCATCTTCATGGATAAAACGCGCTATTCTGCTTTTGCAGGCACTAACTTAGATCTTATTTTAAGAGAAAGAAAAATCGATACTCTGCATCTGACTGGTGTCTGCACCGATATCTGCGTCCTTCATACAGCAATGGATGCATATAATCGTTGCTATAATTTAGTAATTCACCAAGATGGTGTTGCAAGTTTTGATGAAAATGGACATAAATGGGCCTTAAATCATTTTAAAACTTGCCTAGGTGCGACTATACTTTAA